From Anopheles coluzzii chromosome 3, AcolN3, whole genome shotgun sequence, the proteins below share one genomic window:
- the LOC120954960 gene encoding odorant receptor 30a-like, which yields MAFLTTVQARISFQNTHSCGQCRCGCAAITIMLRLSPEDPKAVMPFAKRLLWLSGFRQETEQLEKKIFFNLFVYVAALLIPKVCSPYPDSETIIRGLSELIFFTNVYVGYYCFVVQHRHYRDLLNEIQSFVNVVYPTSQQPESPSERTLIKLNVKINKFSVLYCWYLATAGLIYWGTPCLMTYHSVLKAKAEYGPNHPIRFYPNLEGSFYGLDNRTSVYGYAAFSIVALLVFAFASYNNATKLLTILSTIKYCSTLLQLVGVEVDNLNHTSSEAISRELKKVIQLHQLALRCVALLNQTLSFVMALQLALCILTWCFTLLYILIVGFNAIATNGLLIMINMTLEMFGYCFFCTELDTTGKIVSRQMYEFRWEQHRPTVQKMVAMIIARSQTPLQITACGFIPINLELFTKVVKHSYTVLAVLKDLI from the exons ATGGCGTTTCTGACGACTGTACAAGCTAGAATATCTTTTCAAAATACACACTCCTGCGGCCAGTGCCGTTGTGGCTGTGCGGCAATCACGATCATGTTGAGGTTAAGCCCAGAAGATCCAAAGGCAGTTATGCCGTTCGCAAAGCGTCTTCTTTGGCTGTCTGGTTTTAGACAGGAAACGGAACAgcttgaaaagaaaatattctTCAATCTGTTCGTCTACGTTGCAGCACTATTGATTCCTAAAGTGTGCTCTCCGTACCCCGACTCCGAAACCATTATACGAGGTTTAAGTGAGCTGATCTTTTTCACCAACGTGTACGTTGGCTACTACTGCTTCGTCGTTCAGCATCGCCACTACAGAGATCTGCTCAATGAAATTCAGTCCTTCGTAAATGTCG TATACCCAACATCCCAACAACCCGAATCCCCATCAGAACGAACCTTGATCAAACTAAACGTtaagataaataaattttcGGTTCTCTACTGCTGGTACTTAGCAACGGCAGGCTTGATTTATTGGGGCACTCCATGCCTGATGACGTACCACTCAGTACTCAAAGCAAAGGCGGAATATGGACCGAACCACCCAATCCGATTCTACCCCAACCTGGAGGGATCGTTTTACGGGCTTGACAATCGTACTTCGGTGTATGGCTATGCCGCGTTTAGCATAGTAGCATTACTAgtctttgcttttgcttcgTACAACAATGCCACAAAGCTGCTAACGATCCTGTCCACGATCAAGTACTGCAGCACTCTTCTACAGCTTGTAGGTGTTGAGGTTGATAACTTGAACCACACATCTTCAGAAGCCATCAGTCGAGAGCTGAAAAAGGTCATCCAACTGCATCAGCTTGCTCTGCG GTGTGTTGCTCTGCTCAACCAAACGCTAAGCTTTGTAATGGCTCTGCAGCTAGCCCTATGCATTCTGACCTGGTGCTTCACGCTTCTCTACATCCTGATCGTCGGATTCAATGCAATCGCGACGAATGGTTTGCTGATTATGATCAATATGACGCTTGAAATGTTTGGCTACTGCTTTTTCTGCACCGAGCTTGACACCACGGGCAAGATCGTTAGCAGGCAAATGTACGAGTTCCGATGGGAACAGCATCGTCCCACGGTACAGAAAATGGTGGCGATGATTATTGCCCGCAGCCAAACTCCGCTTCAAATTACGGCGTGCGGCTTTATCCCGATCAATCTCGAATTGTTCACTAAG GTGGTTAAGCACTCCTACACGGTTCTTGCCGTACTGAAAGATCTGATATAG
- the LOC120954964 gene encoding 1-acyl-sn-glycerol-3-phosphate acyltransferase alpha-like — protein MATLVEGIMIAAMNVFLNSLSLQVVVALIVGSLLSSTFKYHAKMFIIVLMSFLVLVVSIPLFLFKPRWPLNALIPGIVACAFIRLFGVEYEIRGQEHINVRNGGVVLLNHQSAIDIVMLSRLLREFRNIVPVVKKELFYMLPFGIASYLVGVVFIDRKNTASAKDVMKREAVAITKDHLKLAIFPEGTRHDNDTLLPFKKGSFHVAVDSQSIIQPVIVSKYHFLDHKRKRFGRGRVIIKIMPEIPTKGMTKADVTELTERCQQLMQTEFDALSAEAKQYCHN, from the exons AACGTCTTCCTCAACAGCCTGTCGCtgcaggtggtggtggcccTGATCGTCGGCAGCCTGCTCTCGAGTACGTTCAAGTACCATGCGAAAATGTTTATCATCGTGCTGATGTCGTTCCTGGTGCTGGTCGTCTCAATTCCGCTGTTCCTGTTCAAGCCCCGCTGGCCACTGAATGCGCT aattCCAGGCATTGTGGCCTGTGCATTTATTCGCCTGTTCGGCGTGGAGTACGAAATCCGTGGCCAGGAGCACATTAACGTGCGGAACGGGGGCGTCGTGCTGCTCAACCACCAGAGTGCAATCGATATCGTGA TGTTATCGCGATTGCTGCGCGAGTTCCGCAACATCGTGCCGGTGGTGAAGAAGGAGCTGTTCTACATGCTCCCGTTCGGTATTGCCTCCTACCTGGTCGGGGTAGTGTTTATCGATCGCAAAAATACCGCCTCCGCGAAGGACGTCATGAAACGGGAAGCGGTCGCCATTACCAAAGACCAT CTTAAACTGGCCATCTTCCCCGAGGGTACGCGGCACGACAACGACACGCTGCTGCCGTTCAAGAAGGGCTCCTTCCACGTGGCGGTCGATTCGCAATCGATCATACAGCCGGTGATTGTGTCCAAGTACCACTTTCTCGACCACAAGCGGAAGCGGTTCGGGCGGGGCCGGGTAATCATCAAGATTATGCCGGAAATCCCGACCAAGGGCATGACCAAGGCGGACGTGACCGAGCTGACCGAGCGCTGCCAGCAGCTGATGCAGACCGAGTTCGATGCGCTCAGTGCGGAGGCGAAACAGTACTGCCATAACTGA
- the LOC120957069 gene encoding 1-acyl-sn-glycerol-3-phosphate acyltransferase alpha isoform X1 has protein sequence MCAAGRVIAADSSSSSSCSSVSVVVAFASFGFGLLGFRNRLHRVKETMSSEEIVDKMTTSNGELLGLAFMAFFIITLSSTARYYFKFFCFIAFSVVCAVGPVPLMLFRPRDYRNALIPAYLCIGFGKMLGASFTVRGKENINRNHGGIVLMNHQSALDLIVLAELWPIMGRSTVVAKKEVLYMFPFGLACWLWGTLFIDRQNRDSAKSVINKEAKAINEKQAKLLFFPEGTRGNGDKLLPFKKGCFHVAVESQAFIQPVVISKYHFLKSKAKIFNRGQNIIKILPEVSCAGLSKDDIPALMERVQKMMQREYEQLSEESLSINNISEVH, from the exons ATGTGCGCTGCCGGTCGTGTAATAGCggcagacagcagcagcagcagcagttgcagtTCAGTTTCTGTAGTTGTGGCGTTTGCATCGTTTGGTTTTGGGTTACTTGGTTTTCGCAACAGGTTACACCGGGTGAAGGAGACGATGTCGAGCGAAGAAATAGTTGACAAG ATGACCACATCGAACGGTGAGCTGCTCGGTTTGGCCTTCATGGCgttcttcatcatcacgcTGTCGTCGACGGCGCGCTACTACTTCAAGTTCTTCTGCTTCATCGCGTTTTCCGTGGTGTGTGCGGTCGGTCCAGTGCCGCTCATGTTGTTCCGGCCGCGTGACTACCGGAACGCACT aATTCCAGCGTACTTATGTATCGGGTTTGGCAAGATGCTCggggcatcgtttacggtgcGCGGCAAGGAAAACATTAACCGAAACCATGGCGGTATCGTGCTGATGAATCACCAAAGTGCACTGGATTTGATTG TCCTGGCCGAGCTGTGGCCCATCATGGGCCGGTCGACGGTGGTCGCGAAGAAGGAGGTCCTGTACATGTTCCCGTTCGGGTTGGCCTGCTGGCTCTGGGGAACGCTGTTTATCGACCGTCAGAACCGTGACTCAGCCAAGAGCGTCATCAACAAGGAAGCGAAAGCGATCAATGAGAAACAG GCAAAGCTGCTCTTCTTCCCCGAGGGTACGCGCGGCAACGGTGACAAGCTGCTGCCATTCAAGAAGGGATGCTTCCACGTTGCCGTCGAATCGCAAGCCTTCATTCAACCGGTGGTCATTTCGAAGTACCATTTTTTGAAATCCAAAGCAAAGATCTTCAACCGAG GGCAAAATATCATCAAAATTCTACCGGAAGTGTCCTGCGCGGGTCTTTCCAAGGACGACATTCCAGCGCTGATGGAGCGGGTACAGAAGATGATGCAGCGGGAGTACGAACAGCTGTCGGAGGAGTCCCTTTCGATTAACAATATTAGTGAGGTGCATTAG
- the LOC120957069 gene encoding 1-acyl-sn-glycerol-3-phosphate acyltransferase alpha isoform X2 gives MTTSNGELLGLAFMAFFIITLSSTARYYFKFFCFIAFSVVCAVGPVPLMLFRPRDYRNALIPAYLCIGFGKMLGASFTVRGKENINRNHGGIVLMNHQSALDLIVLAELWPIMGRSTVVAKKEVLYMFPFGLACWLWGTLFIDRQNRDSAKSVINKEAKAINEKQAKLLFFPEGTRGNGDKLLPFKKGCFHVAVESQAFIQPVVISKYHFLKSKAKIFNRGQNIIKILPEVSCAGLSKDDIPALMERVQKMMQREYEQLSEESLSINNISEVH, from the exons ATGACCACATCGAACGGTGAGCTGCTCGGTTTGGCCTTCATGGCgttcttcatcatcacgcTGTCGTCGACGGCGCGCTACTACTTCAAGTTCTTCTGCTTCATCGCGTTTTCCGTGGTGTGTGCGGTCGGTCCAGTGCCGCTCATGTTGTTCCGGCCGCGTGACTACCGGAACGCACT aATTCCAGCGTACTTATGTATCGGGTTTGGCAAGATGCTCggggcatcgtttacggtgcGCGGCAAGGAAAACATTAACCGAAACCATGGCGGTATCGTGCTGATGAATCACCAAAGTGCACTGGATTTGATTG TCCTGGCCGAGCTGTGGCCCATCATGGGCCGGTCGACGGTGGTCGCGAAGAAGGAGGTCCTGTACATGTTCCCGTTCGGGTTGGCCTGCTGGCTCTGGGGAACGCTGTTTATCGACCGTCAGAACCGTGACTCAGCCAAGAGCGTCATCAACAAGGAAGCGAAAGCGATCAATGAGAAACAG GCAAAGCTGCTCTTCTTCCCCGAGGGTACGCGCGGCAACGGTGACAAGCTGCTGCCATTCAAGAAGGGATGCTTCCACGTTGCCGTCGAATCGCAAGCCTTCATTCAACCGGTGGTCATTTCGAAGTACCATTTTTTGAAATCCAAAGCAAAGATCTTCAACCGAG GGCAAAATATCATCAAAATTCTACCGGAAGTGTCCTGCGCGGGTCTTTCCAAGGACGACATTCCAGCGCTGATGGAGCGGGTACAGAAGATGATGCAGCGGGAGTACGAACAGCTGTCGGAGGAGTCCCTTTCGATTAACAATATTAGTGAGGTGCATTAG